In Saccharicrinis fermentans DSM 9555 = JCM 21142, a genomic segment contains:
- a CDS encoding DUF4374 domain-containing protein produces MKTKHSFSKLFFAVLISALSFTSCDDDNDNTIIDPDDNYESKYIVVGSSGENDYLVTGTSVETDSIFDATSADALQSAGSSFWSFVGNKVAYGFLYNSTEAGVTGSYILNSDGNIKQRNELGLEVSVHTKGIVGDKLIVAYSDRLRDTTVANNAYFYEIDPETDVSTLYTITTNDMLENGEAGYITDIAEYEGYMIAGARSINSSSFTSEYLNNTYVVVFNNDYSVKQVIKDEGRTGFVAGQKYSQGLTGLEVIENGDLYVFSSGQTNYVVADSILVPSGILKINAGHFAFDEDYFFNITEASGGYNLYRSYYMGGSTFILSMYPGIGSKATFGIDADRFAVVNVASETFTWVSNFATAKGIEDDPFFVGEPFIDADNDQLVVPVVNSDNENYLYTIHPETATATKGAKVIAEGVSAIGKLTNQIN; encoded by the coding sequence ATGAAAACAAAACATTCTTTTTCTAAATTATTCTTTGCTGTACTAATTTCAGCACTCTCATTCACATCCTGTGATGATGACAACGACAATACTATCATAGATCCAGATGACAACTACGAAAGCAAATATATTGTAGTAGGGTCATCAGGCGAGAACGACTACCTGGTGACGGGAACCAGTGTAGAAACAGATAGTATCTTTGACGCAACTTCAGCAGATGCGTTGCAATCTGCGGGCAGTAGCTTTTGGTCCTTTGTCGGTAACAAAGTAGCTTATGGTTTCCTATACAATTCTACCGAAGCGGGTGTAACAGGGTCTTATATTTTAAACAGTGATGGTAATATTAAACAACGTAACGAATTAGGCTTAGAAGTTTCGGTACACACCAAAGGAATTGTAGGAGACAAACTTATTGTAGCTTATTCTGACAGACTTAGAGACACAACCGTAGCGAACAATGCATACTTTTACGAAATTGATCCAGAAACAGATGTTTCCACATTATATACCATTACCACCAATGATATGCTAGAAAATGGTGAGGCTGGTTATATTACAGATATAGCAGAATACGAAGGCTATATGATTGCCGGTGCACGTAGTATCAACTCTTCAAGCTTCACTTCCGAATACCTGAATAACACCTACGTGGTCGTATTCAATAACGATTACTCGGTGAAGCAAGTCATAAAAGATGAGGGCAGAACCGGATTTGTGGCAGGACAAAAATACTCTCAAGGATTAACAGGACTGGAAGTGATTGAAAACGGTGACTTGTATGTATTCTCCTCCGGACAAACCAATTATGTTGTTGCAGATTCGATTCTGGTGCCTTCTGGAATACTTAAGATCAATGCCGGCCATTTTGCATTTGATGAAGATTATTTTTTCAATATCACCGAAGCCTCTGGAGGCTATAACCTATACAGAAGTTATTATATGGGAGGAAGCACTTTTATATTGTCCATGTATCCGGGCATAGGCTCTAAGGCTACATTTGGCATTGATGCAGACCGTTTTGCCGTGGTGAACGTAGCCTCTGAAACCTTTACTTGGGTAAGTAATTTCGCCACTGCAAAAGGTATTGAAGATGATCCGTTTTTTGTGGGAGAACCATTTATTGATGCCGACAATGACCAATTGGTTGTTCCTGTAGTAAACTCTGATAATGAAAATTACTTATACACCATTCATCCGGAAACAGCAACAGCCACCAAGGGTGCAAAGGTTATAGCCGAAGGTGTTAGTGCCATAGGAAAGCTTACAAATCAGATCAATTAA
- a CDS encoding alpha/beta hydrolase-fold protein, translating to MRHILKRVSLLFFFYFLFHNFFAQDIIVGHKLDFHSTILDENRTLWVSLPQSYQDSLCAPAFYPVMYLLDPAFHFHSMIAVREALTGGLYNYMPEMIIVGIVNNDRSRDMTPTNSSVIHSGKKIHETSGGAAHFLQFIEKELIPFVDRSYRTNGYRILNGHSFGGLFALYALQERPTCFNSYVVHDPSIWWDDRSIYKSALLLKDTIDLQGRCLYLSMAYNQTKEKDRYRHSQSILAYKNEVLEAFANRGLRYHFEYLSKENHGTIFLPASYNSVRYIYDGICLPVKEIPIRPALLMEHYRQVSDSICFKIEPPEGLVKKIADYCVLREELASAEKLLLLNIYNYPNSAYSYQALGELYIKMNKLQLAKEKFQEARSLYPQIDIPELLK from the coding sequence ATGAGGCACATTTTGAAAAGGGTTTCCCTATTGTTCTTTTTTTACTTTCTATTTCATAACTTTTTTGCACAGGATATTATTGTCGGGCATAAGCTTGATTTCCATTCCACTATACTCGATGAAAACAGGACCCTATGGGTGTCTTTACCCCAATCGTACCAAGATAGCTTGTGTGCACCGGCATTTTACCCGGTGATGTATCTATTGGATCCTGCCTTTCATTTTCATTCCATGATAGCGGTGCGTGAGGCTTTAACAGGAGGCTTGTACAATTATATGCCTGAGATGATTATTGTGGGTATTGTGAATAACGACCGTTCACGTGATATGACACCCACTAACAGCTCGGTTATTCATTCAGGTAAAAAGATACATGAAACCAGTGGAGGAGCAGCCCATTTTTTGCAGTTTATTGAAAAGGAATTGATTCCCTTCGTGGATCGAAGCTATAGAACCAATGGATACCGAATCTTGAATGGTCATTCGTTTGGAGGACTCTTTGCGCTGTATGCCTTGCAGGAGCGACCAACGTGTTTCAATAGCTATGTTGTTCATGATCCGAGTATTTGGTGGGATGATAGATCTATTTATAAATCAGCACTTTTGTTAAAAGATACGATCGATTTGCAAGGGAGGTGTTTATACCTATCTATGGCATACAATCAGACCAAAGAAAAAGATCGTTATCGTCATTCACAATCTATTTTAGCATATAAAAATGAAGTCCTGGAAGCATTTGCCAATAGAGGCTTACGTTATCATTTTGAATATCTATCTAAAGAAAATCATGGAACTATTTTTTTACCAGCCAGCTATAATTCCGTACGTTATATTTATGATGGTATTTGCTTGCCAGTAAAGGAAATACCCATTCGTCCGGCTTTGCTGATGGAACATTATCGGCAGGTAAGTGACAGTATTTGCTTCAAGATAGAACCACCAGAAGGTTTGGTGAAGAAAATAGCAGACTACTGTGTTTTACGCGAAGAACTTGCGAGTGCTGAAAAATTGCTATTACTTAACATTTATAACTATCCTAACAGCGCTTATTCTTATCAGGCCTTGGGAGAATTGTATATAAAAATGAACAAGTTGCAGTTAGCCAAAGAAAAATTTCAAGAGGCCAGATCACTTTATCCCCAAATAGATATACCTGAATTGTTGAAATAA
- a CDS encoding PepSY-associated TM helix domain-containing protein codes for MMISKELWTKVHLWLGLISAPLVFFVCITGTIFVFSDEIIDLSAGEARYVNEVKESRLSTEKLLDIVREAFPKRMQPSYMVCYKDPHRSIRFNSYSKTEGLHMVYIDQYTGEILKDDATIYFFYVLAHLHHSLLWHDGGPWIIDIVSILFLIALISGIVLWWPQKWDKKHKKASFTIKWSASLKRINLDLHKVYGFYGAGIAFILVITGLLIAFKPFAAFTKNLFGGDAALEMKSLMVQAPKDTISSQASIDVAIQDAFETYPHKNQLQLLTFRMDQWDYLLIKMSNKIGIKSAMDGVYVAYDKYTGEKFDLPRAFRINKKVEDVYWSLHLGNYMGLFGKIVTFLGGLIASSLPVTGFIIWLNKRKKINKNKRVFSEL; via the coding sequence ATGATGATTTCTAAAGAATTGTGGACGAAGGTCCATTTATGGTTGGGCTTAATATCCGCTCCTCTGGTATTTTTTGTTTGTATTACAGGTACAATTTTTGTTTTTAGTGACGAAATAATTGATTTATCGGCAGGCGAAGCCAGATATGTAAATGAGGTAAAAGAAAGTAGGCTGTCTACCGAAAAACTGCTAGACATAGTCCGAGAGGCCTTTCCTAAGCGGATGCAACCCAGCTATATGGTTTGTTATAAGGATCCCCACCGGAGTATTAGGTTTAACAGTTATAGCAAAACAGAAGGCCTGCATATGGTTTATATTGACCAGTACACAGGTGAGATTTTAAAGGATGATGCGACCATTTATTTCTTTTATGTATTGGCACATCTACACCACTCTTTATTGTGGCATGATGGAGGACCTTGGATTATTGACATAGTAAGTATACTATTTCTGATTGCTTTAATATCGGGCATTGTGTTATGGTGGCCTCAAAAGTGGGATAAGAAGCATAAAAAAGCATCATTTACCATTAAATGGTCAGCCTCATTAAAGCGTATTAATCTCGATTTACATAAGGTTTATGGTTTTTATGGTGCAGGCATTGCCTTTATTTTAGTTATAACAGGTTTGTTGATTGCTTTTAAACCTTTTGCTGCTTTTACCAAAAACCTTTTTGGTGGTGATGCGGCCTTGGAAATGAAATCATTGATGGTGCAAGCACCCAAGGATACAATATCATCACAGGCTTCTATTGATGTTGCTATTCAAGATGCATTTGAGACCTATCCGCACAAAAATCAACTACAATTATTAACTTTTCGCATGGATCAGTGGGATTACTTGTTGATAAAAATGTCTAACAAGATAGGTATAAAAAGTGCAATGGATGGAGTGTATGTGGCCTATGATAAATATACAGGAGAAAAATTTGATTTGCCAAGAGCCTTTAGAATCAATAAAAAAGTTGAAGATGTATATTGGAGTCTTCATCTCGGTAATTATATGGGTTTGTTTGGGAAAATAGTTACCTTTTTAGGAGGTTTAATAGCATCTAGTTTACCAGTTACCGGTTTTATTATTTGGCTCAACAAAAGGAAAAAAATAAATAAGAACAAGCGTGTTTTTTCAGAATTGTAG